The sequence below is a genomic window from Phoenix dactylifera cultivar Barhee BC4 chromosome 8, palm_55x_up_171113_PBpolish2nd_filt_p, whole genome shotgun sequence.
TATCATTAGCACTTCACGGCTGGATGGGGGGATGACTTGATGACAAAAACAGTATATATTGCTCCAATTCTACTCAGCAGTCACCTTTTATCCTTAATAGCTGAACAACTTTCTTACAAAATAATCCTATTTAAATGTAAGCAAATAAAACCCACAAAGCAATCCTTTCCTGATAATAATTGCTTTAATTACATAAtactattttatttataaaaaactcTAAACAATTGGTCTTTCGCATACTCTCACTTTCATATCCTTAATTCTTATGCAACAgaaaatatgatcaaatcaaaTGATTCATACAACTTAATCATGCATCAAAAAGGCCTATTTTTATAAACTTATAGACCAATATGGCATCTATCAACTAGCTAATAGCTTTGAATTTTCATCCTTCTAACAACCAAAATCCATGGGCagcaaaataaataatcaaCTTCTGACAACCAGTGATTGCCAGGAATTTTAAGCACTTCAAGGGGTGCTAAAAGCCCCAGAACAGCACTAAAAGCTAGACAATTTATCCTTCCATACTTTGTTATGCAGTTGCTGTATTCCTagggaaaaataaagaaatcatAATTTGGCCACATATTTTGGACacataaagaagaaaaattaactCGAGGTCAATTGAGCAAGATACTCGCATTCCAACATAAACGACTAGCTTTGATCTACCTTTGACTACAATGTTTTCCTTTAAATTAAGATGGTATAATTATGTAGTCGAAAGTATACTGCCCTATAGACATTCAAGCCTATTTTGCATTTTGCTAAATCAATGAACCAAGACTTTGTATATAATGCGCAAAAATAGAGAGAAAGGGTTTTTTCCCTAAGgaagaaaaaatagaagcaGAGAAATTAAGCATACAGAGAAGCGCGAGGGAAAGGGAGGCGGAGAAGGGAGAACCCTGACCTTCCGAGGACCTGAGCGAGGGTCTTGATGTAGCCGTCGATGATCTCGTCCCGGGTGAGACTGGGATCGGGGGGCTCGATGACGATGAGCCAGTGCTCGAAGTCGCACCCGTCGAGAAGGATGGTCTCCTTGGGCGGCCGGTTTCTCCAGTTCGGCGAAGGATCGTTAAGAGACGACGTCGTAGGCCGGGTCGAGAAGCACCGGACCGCGCCGCCGCGGTCGCCGTCGACGGGGAGGCGGAAGTAGTCGGCaagggggaggagagggcggaggcggaggtccggaggagaggggaagagggacAGGCAAAGAAGAGAGCTCGGGAGGCGAAAAatccggaggagaggagaggggagagggacaCTGAGGGAAGAGAGCTCGGGAGGCCTAGAACTCATGCATCATCGGAGAGGACTCCAGAGTCCAGAGTCCAAAGTCCACACACTGGGGAGGCTGTTTTTATTCCACTGCACTGGAGATTGACAAGTCGATGATTTGCG
It includes:
- the LOC103701537 gene encoding multiple organellar RNA editing factor 8, chloroplastic/mitochondrial-like isoform X5; protein product: MSSRPPELSSLSVPLPSPLLRIFRLPSSLLCLSLFPSPPDLRLRPLLPLADYFRLPVDGDRGGAVRCFSTRPTTSSLNDPSPNWRNRPPKETILLDGCDFEHWLIVIEPPDPSLTRDEIIDGYIKTLAQVLGRPKYLTW
- the LOC103701537 gene encoding multiple organellar RNA editing factor 8, chloroplastic/mitochondrial-like isoform X6, giving the protein MSSRPPELSSLSVPLPSPLLRIFRLPSSLLCLSLFPSPPDLRLRPLLPLADYFRLPVDGDRGGAVRCFSTRPTTSSLNDPSPNWRNRPPKETILLDGCDFEHWLIVIEPPDPSLTRDEIIDGYIKTLAQVLGSAT
- the LOC103701537 gene encoding multiple organellar RNA editing factor 8, chloroplastic/mitochondrial-like isoform X4, translating into MSSRPPELSSLSVPLPSPLLRIFRLPSSLLCLSLFPSPPDLRLRPLLPLADYFRLPVDGDRGGAVRCFSTRPTTSSLNDPSPNWRNRPPKETILLDGCDFEHWLIVIEPPDPSLTRDEIIDGYIKTLAQVLGREEKSTIL
- the LOC103701537 gene encoding multiple organellar RNA editing factor 8, chloroplastic/mitochondrial-like isoform X3, giving the protein MSSRPPELSSLSVPLPSPLLRIFRLPSSLLCLSLFPSPPDLRLRPLLPLADYFRLPVDGDRGGAVRCFSTRPTTSSLNDPSPNWRNRPPKETILLDGCDFEHWLIVIEPPDPSLTRDEIIDGYIKTLAQVLGRFMLFGHFGLI
- the LOC103701537 gene encoding multiple organellar RNA editing factor 3, mitochondrial-like isoform X1, which translates into the protein MSSRPPELSSLSVPLPSPLLRIFRLPSSLLCLSLFPSPPDLRLRPLLPLADYFRLPVDGDRGGAVRCFSTRPTTSSLNDPSPNWRNRPPKETILLDGCDFEHWLIVIEPPDPSLTRDEIIDGYIKTLAQVLGRCCLDQTGNSYTWEVIYHPSDAVIQIVTLELYNWIGVENNIQDMIRSSDYRLLLPPLFISNIN
- the LOC103701537 gene encoding multiple organellar RNA editing factor 3, mitochondrial-like isoform X2, whose amino-acid sequence is MSSRPPELSSLSVPLPSPLLRIFRLPSSLLCLSLFPSPPDLRLRPLLPLADYFRLPVDGDRGGAVRCFSTRPTTSSLNDPSPNWRNRPPKETILLDGCDFEHWLIVIEPPDPSLTRDEIIDGYIKTLAQVLGRDGLNMYTIRKLQSLEN